The Ignavibacteriota bacterium genome has a window encoding:
- a CDS encoding carboxypeptidase regulatory-like domain-containing protein codes for MTSRILYTAVLVLAMLASGFGQVATPPVPTNLTASLTPDAAPAVKLAWGVPSGTWGFLIYRSVDDSTHFQKLAMVNATIYVDHAVRTGHVYYYYVTSLGMSNSTNPLQSAPSNIAMIKIGGTIDRPVGAIAGKVTDDSTGAPIPGARILITPLRPTIQATIALPFAVTDSLGTYIVKLDTGSYKLRVEPAPWMPPSPPPYAGEWYDNKKDFSTANPVQVTANASTEANFGLSRVLIPTVPKGIITGKITDETTGKPLAGMMVRSFRKGNSITKLMPVAMTDSLGVYAMKVDTGTYLLKTESLRMSVIDYIMEWYDNVTDASMATPVVVADGATVEANFQLAKPVPPTFASIEGTVTDTMGAPLRRATVVIMRTLQDLTSASSLTLGAGLNDNESMDVEGIGYCRGVMWKGLTDSLGRYAAQVIAGRAYIVMAAKWGYINEYYNDQPTPLLADIIKVTGNVTGIDFSLTPNPVIHNSISGVVRDSAGTGVPSIIVLFPAHRFLPVLPLHRVGHTDSMGAYTIGNVRAGKYFVLAVPLGKFAPAFYKAGAYGVMHMAKADTVTVSGDVSGIDIGVVQVNSIGLVRVRGHIFAGGKPLPGARILATMAGVVVGSTLTDNLGSYTIEGVPSGVTTLTVDAAGYTGADKSVSLPVSSFEVNNVDFTMQTETPTDVSGSTSMPSAFALHQNYPNPFNPSTTISFDMPQAGHVKLSVFTMLGQEIATLVNGTMASGRASIVWNATDRTGVSVASGVYFYQLTVHAADGRSTYRSVQKMLLVR; via the coding sequence ATGACGTCTCGCATACTCTATACTGCAGTGCTGGTGCTCGCGATGCTCGCGTCCGGCTTCGGCCAGGTCGCCACGCCGCCGGTCCCGACGAATCTCACTGCATCGTTGACCCCCGATGCGGCTCCGGCTGTCAAACTCGCATGGGGCGTGCCTTCCGGCACGTGGGGCTTCCTGATCTATCGGTCCGTCGATGACTCGACACATTTCCAGAAACTGGCAATGGTCAATGCCACCATCTATGTGGACCATGCCGTCCGCACCGGACATGTCTACTATTACTACGTGACGTCGCTCGGGATGAGCAACAGCACGAACCCGCTGCAGAGCGCACCGAGCAACATTGCTATGATCAAGATCGGTGGCACGATCGACCGCCCGGTGGGCGCTATCGCGGGAAAGGTCACGGACGACTCCACCGGCGCACCGATCCCCGGCGCACGCATCCTCATCACGCCGCTCCGTCCGACGATCCAGGCAACGATCGCCCTGCCCTTCGCGGTGACAGACAGCCTCGGGACCTACATCGTGAAACTGGATACTGGATCATACAAACTCCGCGTGGAACCTGCACCGTGGATGCCGCCCTCACCCCCGCCGTACGCCGGTGAATGGTACGACAACAAGAAGGATTTCTCCACCGCGAATCCGGTGCAGGTGACCGCCAATGCTTCAACGGAAGCGAACTTCGGACTCAGCCGGGTCCTGATCCCGACGGTGCCGAAGGGCATCATTACCGGCAAGATCACCGACGAGACGACAGGGAAGCCGCTCGCGGGTATGATGGTCCGCTCCTTTCGCAAAGGGAACAGCATCACGAAACTGATGCCAGTGGCCATGACGGACTCGCTCGGCGTGTATGCGATGAAGGTCGATACCGGAACGTATCTTCTGAAGACCGAGTCGCTCCGCATGTCCGTGATCGACTACATCATGGAGTGGTACGACAATGTCACCGATGCCTCCATGGCCACACCGGTCGTGGTCGCGGATGGTGCAACGGTCGAAGCGAACTTCCAGCTCGCCAAACCCGTCCCGCCAACCTTCGCGAGCATTGAAGGAACGGTCACCGATACCATGGGCGCTCCCCTGCGCCGTGCAACCGTGGTGATCATGCGTACCCTGCAGGATCTCACGAGCGCATCCTCGCTCACACTCGGTGCAGGACTCAACGACAACGAATCCATGGATGTGGAAGGCATCGGGTACTGCCGCGGTGTCATGTGGAAAGGCCTCACGGATTCTCTGGGGCGGTATGCGGCGCAGGTGATCGCCGGCCGGGCGTATATCGTCATGGCTGCGAAGTGGGGATACATCAACGAGTACTACAACGATCAACCAACCCCGCTCCTTGCAGACATCATCAAGGTCACGGGCAATGTCACCGGCATCGATTTCTCGCTGACGCCGAATCCCGTCATTCACAACAGCATCAGCGGCGTGGTCCGCGATTCCGCGGGCACCGGTGTTCCATCGATCATCGTCCTCTTCCCCGCCCACCGGTTCCTGCCGGTACTCCCCCTGCACCGCGTTGGCCATACGGACTCGATGGGGGCATACACGATCGGGAACGTGCGTGCCGGAAAGTATTTCGTCCTGGCCGTGCCACTCGGGAAATTCGCACCGGCCTTCTACAAAGCAGGCGCGTATGGCGTGATGCATATGGCAAAGGCCGATACCGTAACGGTGAGCGGTGACGTGTCGGGGATCGACATCGGCGTCGTCCAGGTGAATTCCATCGGGCTGGTCCGTGTCCGTGGCCATATCTTCGCGGGCGGCAAACCCCTTCCCGGCGCACGCATCCTTGCGACCATGGCCGGCGTCGTGGTCGGCAGCACACTCACGGACAACCTTGGTTCCTACACCATCGAGGGAGTTCCGTCCGGTGTGACAACGTTGACGGTGGATGCGGCCGGTTACACCGGCGCAGACAAGAGCGTGAGTCTGCCGGTGAGTTCTTTCGAAGTGAACAATGTGGACTTCACGATGCAGACCGAGACCCCGACGGACGTGAGCGGATCCACATCGATGCCATCGGCGTTCGCCCTGCATCAGAACTATCCGAACCCGTTCAACCCCAGCACAACGATCTCGTTCGATATGCCGCAGGCCGGACACGTGAAACTGTCCGTCTTCACTATGCTCGGGCAGGAGATCGCGACACTGGTGAACGGCACCATGGCCTCCGGCCGGGCATCCATTGTCTGGAATGCCACCGACCGCACCGGCGTGAGCGTTGCGAGCGGGGTGTATTTCTACCAGTTGACCGTGCATGCGGCCGATGGACGGTCGACGTATCGTTCGGTGCAGAAAATGCTGTTGGTGAGGTGA
- a CDS encoding DUF72 domain-containing protein, with amino-acid sequence MGKTRKHRTGETLPLFAEETAPIAGPGPYAATNAGRLRQWAARGIFFGTSSWKYPGWKGMVYTRSYPSKRDFEQECLAEYASIFPTVCADFALYDFPKPLQMRAFHESTPEEFTVSFKVTDRITIKRYPDLPRHGSNAGTVNPDFLNFALFEEAFLRPLEELKGKVGVIIFEFSTFHPSTGISLPVFLSLLDPFLARLPSSYRFAVEVRNADFLTPDYLHLLQAHGVAHVLNSWSRMPPLDEQLAAPGSLPAPFSAVRALLKPGRTYQDAVDTFQPYDRIQEPIPAIRQALADTVVRCMKEDKKLYAYVNNRVEGNSPKTIEAILDILAQYPYEKL; translated from the coding sequence GTGGGAAAGACGCGCAAGCACAGGACCGGAGAGACGCTCCCGCTGTTCGCAGAGGAGACGGCCCCGATCGCGGGGCCCGGGCCGTACGCCGCGACGAATGCGGGCAGGCTCCGGCAATGGGCGGCCCGCGGCATTTTCTTCGGCACATCCTCATGGAAGTACCCGGGATGGAAGGGGATGGTGTACACACGGAGCTATCCCTCCAAACGCGACTTCGAACAGGAATGCCTTGCGGAATACGCTTCGATCTTCCCGACGGTGTGCGCCGATTTCGCGCTCTATGATTTCCCGAAGCCGCTGCAGATGCGCGCGTTCCACGAGAGCACGCCGGAAGAGTTCACGGTCTCGTTCAAGGTGACGGATCGCATCACGATCAAACGCTACCCGGATCTGCCGCGACATGGCTCGAACGCCGGCACGGTCAATCCCGACTTCCTGAACTTCGCGCTCTTCGAGGAGGCGTTCCTCCGCCCCCTCGAAGAACTCAAAGGCAAGGTCGGCGTGATCATCTTCGAGTTCTCGACCTTCCATCCGTCGACGGGCATCTCGCTGCCGGTGTTCCTGTCGCTGCTGGATCCGTTCCTTGCCCGGCTGCCGTCGTCGTACAGATTCGCGGTGGAGGTCCGCAACGCCGATTTCCTGACGCCGGACTATCTTCACCTGCTGCAGGCACACGGGGTGGCGCACGTCCTGAACAGCTGGAGCCGGATGCCACCGCTGGACGAACAGCTCGCGGCGCCGGGCAGCCTCCCCGCGCCGTTCTCGGCCGTTCGTGCCCTGCTGAAACCGGGACGCACGTATCAGGATGCGGTGGATACATTCCAGCCCTACGACCGGATCCAGGAACCCATCCCTGCCATCCGGCAGGCACTTGCGGACACCGTTGTGCGTTGTATGAAAGAGGACAAGAAGCTGTACGCGTACGTCAATAACCGGGTAGAAGGCAATTCACCCAAGACCATCGAGGCCATTCTTGACATCCTTGCCCAGTACCCCTACGAAAAACTCTGA
- a CDS encoding ATP-dependent helicase: MKTYVLRKSPTEVAPAATDRKFLIDYQKELNPAQYAAATSVNGPHLIVAGAGTGKTRTITFRVAYLVELGVKPESILLLTFTRRAAQEMLRRATMLLDARCERVAGGTFHSFANLVLRQYASLIGFQSSFSILDQSDAEDVVNLLRTRLKLDSRERRFPRKQTLFDIFSRVVNTGVPLRDVLKEDYPHFEELLPEIESLMKAYTAYKAGHDLMDYDDLLVHLRTLLRDHERVRETLSDRYKYIMVDEYQDTNRVQAEIVWLLGHKYGNVLVVGDDAQSIYAFRGATVRNILEFPEQYPGCTIIKLEENYRSTQPILDLTNEILRRARE; encoded by the coding sequence GTGAAGACGTACGTCCTCCGGAAGAGCCCCACCGAGGTTGCACCGGCCGCAACGGACCGGAAGTTCCTTATCGATTACCAAAAGGAACTGAATCCGGCCCAGTATGCCGCCGCAACCTCCGTGAACGGCCCGCACCTCATCGTCGCGGGCGCCGGCACCGGAAAGACCCGCACGATCACGTTCCGTGTGGCCTATCTTGTCGAACTGGGGGTGAAACCCGAAAGCATCCTCCTCCTCACCTTCACCCGCCGTGCTGCGCAGGAAATGCTCCGCCGGGCCACCATGCTCCTCGATGCACGCTGCGAGCGCGTTGCCGGCGGTACCTTCCACTCCTTCGCAAATCTCGTCCTCCGCCAGTACGCTTCACTCATCGGCTTCCAGTCATCCTTCAGCATCCTGGACCAATCCGATGCCGAGGATGTCGTGAACCTGCTCCGCACACGGCTGAAACTCGACTCGCGCGAGCGCCGCTTTCCCCGCAAGCAGACGCTCTTCGATATCTTCTCGCGCGTGGTGAACACCGGCGTGCCGCTCCGCGATGTGCTCAAGGAGGACTATCCGCATTTCGAGGAACTCCTGCCGGAGATCGAGTCGCTGATGAAGGCATACACGGCGTACAAGGCCGGCCATGATCTCATGGACTACGACGATCTGCTCGTCCACCTGCGCACGCTGCTCCGCGACCACGAGCGGGTCCGCGAAACGCTCTCCGACCGCTACAAATATATCATGGTGGATGAATACCAGGACACCAACCGTGTGCAGGCGGAGATCGTCTGGCTCCTCGGACACAAATACGGCAACGTGCTGGTGGTGGGCGATGATGCTCAGTCCATATACGCATTCCGCGGCGCCACCGTACGCAACATCCTCGAATTCCCCGAACAGTACCCCGGGTGCACGATCATCAAACTCGAAGAGAACTACCGCAGTACCCAGCCGATCCTCGACCTGACCAACGAGATCCTCCGGAGGGCGCGCGAATGA
- a CDS encoding ATP-dependent helicase → MTTRHKYAKHLFTQKPGGELPSIVVAQTENLQSRFVIQKILDLREQGIPLQDIAILFRSSYLSFDLEIELNKADIPFVKFGGFKFIETAHIKDLVAYLRVIENPRDAVAWNRILLLVDGVGPRTAEKVIDDIVARRAPAEQDATGTTLPAFWSQFSSYPDKVRDLFAKLKDIAPQHLAPADKIQQLLPYYEPIFAKRYDDWNKRKKDLEMFQQIAERYRALGPFLSDLTLEPANESVTDIAPTEADEEKLILSTIHSAKGLEWNSVFVIYALDGRFPSTRAALSEESMEEERRLMYVACTRAKEHLFITYPINIYDRDSGLVLSKPSRFIAGLPENLLDTWVIDEE, encoded by the coding sequence GTGACGACCCGGCATAAATACGCCAAACACCTCTTCACGCAGAAGCCCGGCGGCGAACTCCCGAGCATTGTCGTCGCGCAGACCGAGAACCTGCAATCCCGGTTTGTCATCCAGAAGATCCTGGATCTCCGCGAACAGGGCATCCCCCTCCAGGATATCGCCATCCTGTTCCGCTCCAGCTATCTGTCCTTCGACCTGGAGATCGAACTGAACAAAGCTGATATCCCGTTCGTCAAGTTCGGAGGGTTCAAGTTCATCGAGACCGCACATATCAAGGACCTGGTTGCGTATCTGCGCGTCATCGAGAACCCGCGCGACGCCGTTGCGTGGAACCGGATCCTGCTGCTCGTGGACGGCGTCGGGCCGCGCACGGCAGAGAAGGTGATCGACGATATCGTGGCGCGCCGCGCTCCGGCAGAACAGGACGCGACAGGCACGACGCTCCCGGCTTTCTGGTCACAGTTCAGCAGCTATCCGGACAAGGTCCGCGACCTGTTCGCGAAGCTCAAGGATATCGCACCGCAACACCTTGCACCGGCCGACAAGATCCAGCAGCTCCTTCCGTATTACGAGCCGATCTTTGCAAAGCGGTACGACGACTGGAACAAGCGGAAGAAGGACCTCGAAATGTTCCAGCAGATCGCTGAACGATACCGGGCACTCGGGCCGTTCCTCAGCGACCTGACCCTCGAACCTGCGAATGAGAGCGTCACCGATATCGCGCCGACCGAAGCCGACGAAGAAAAGCTGATCCTCTCCACGATCCACAGCGCAAAAGGGCTGGAGTGGAATTCGGTCTTCGTCATCTACGCGCTCGACGGACGCTTTCCTTCCACACGTGCGGCGCTGTCCGAAGAATCGATGGAAGAAGAGCGCCGCCTGATGTATGTTGCGTGTACACGTGCAAAAGAACATCTGTTCATCACCTATCCCATCAACATCTATGACCGTGATTCCGGTCTGGTCCTCTCCAAGCCCTCGCGCTTCATCGCGGGACTTCCGGAGAACCTGCTGGATACCTGGGTCATCGACGAAGAGTAA
- a CDS encoding response regulator transcription factor codes for MTAKSETTVIVVEDRTRIRETIVDLINETDGLRCAGSYGSCEALLERLADEVPDVILMDIGLPGMSGIDGVKAVKARFPDVDILMHTVFDDDEKIFQSILAGASGYVLKNAEADELIRAIREIRVGAPMSASIARRMLAMMRGKEAKPTDALNLTPREMEILQWLVEGLSYKKIAEKLFISPLTVQSHIKKVYEKLQVHSKSAAVSKALKYRLFE; via the coding sequence ATGACCGCAAAGAGCGAAACCACCGTCATCGTCGTCGAGGACCGCACGCGCATCCGCGAGACCATCGTCGATCTGATCAACGAGACCGACGGACTCCGTTGTGCCGGCTCATACGGCTCCTGCGAAGCTCTGCTTGAACGCCTGGCAGACGAGGTACCAGATGTCATCCTTATGGACATCGGACTTCCCGGCATGTCGGGCATCGATGGGGTGAAGGCCGTGAAGGCGCGCTTTCCCGACGTGGACATCCTCATGCATACCGTGTTCGATGATGACGAGAAGATCTTCCAGTCGATCCTCGCCGGCGCATCGGGCTACGTGTTGAAGAATGCCGAGGCCGACGAGCTCATCCGCGCCATCCGCGAGATCCGCGTGGGTGCGCCCATGAGCGCGTCCATTGCCCGTCGGATGCTGGCGATGATGCGGGGCAAGGAAGCAAAGCCCACCGATGCACTCAACCTCACCCCACGCGAGATGGAGATCCTGCAATGGCTTGTGGAAGGGCTGAGCTATAAGAAGATCGCGGAGAAGCTGTTTATCAGCCCTCTCACCGTCCAATCGCATATCAAGAAGGTCTACGAGAAATTGCAGGTCCACTCCAAATCTGCTGCGGTCTCAAAAGCACTGAAGTACCGACTCTTCGAATGA
- a CDS encoding homocysteine S-methyltransferase family protein, with amino-acid sequence MSGRPLASLLAQRGVLILDGAIGTELERLGVDTSLPLWSARVLLDAPDVLLQIHRGHLDAGADIIAANSWRTTPRTFRRAGLPDRSAELTRQSVAIAHHARTFSPERTILVAGSMSPLEDCYRPDLVPSDAELRAEHTLHADRLASAGVDLLMLETFGTIREARIAGEAALATGKEVIISFLCRGDGRLYSGESLADAVQATSALPVSALSINCAPARSLTRLVDDLRVAMATHRKDGLDHLAVYGNVGREGGEVDGEFVTEVSPADYGALAASWAGHGARIIGGCCGTTPEYIAAVRDALAAFRTRPTHGGPA; translated from the coding sequence ATGAGCGGACGGCCTCTTGCATCGCTGCTCGCACAGCGCGGTGTACTCATCCTGGACGGTGCGATCGGCACGGAGTTGGAGCGCCTGGGTGTGGACACCAGCCTTCCGCTCTGGTCAGCACGTGTGCTCCTCGACGCTCCCGACGTGCTGCTGCAGATCCACCGCGGCCATCTTGATGCCGGCGCCGATATCATCGCGGCGAACAGCTGGCGCACAACCCCGAGGACATTCCGGCGGGCGGGACTGCCGGACCGCTCCGCCGAACTGACCCGGCAGTCGGTCGCGATCGCACACCACGCCCGCACGTTCTCTCCGGAACGCACGATCCTCGTCGCTGGATCCATGTCCCCTCTCGAGGACTGCTACCGGCCCGACCTCGTCCCCTCTGATGCCGAACTCCGCGCGGAACACACACTGCACGCCGACCGCCTTGCGTCTGCCGGGGTCGATCTGCTCATGCTGGAGACCTTCGGGACGATCCGCGAAGCGCGTATCGCCGGCGAGGCGGCACTCGCTACAGGCAAGGAGGTCATCATCAGTTTCCTCTGCCGCGGCGACGGACGTCTGTACAGCGGCGAGTCCCTTGCCGATGCGGTGCAGGCAACCTCCGCGCTTCCCGTCTCCGCACTCAGCATCAACTGCGCCCCGGCACGCTCCCTCACACGGCTTGTCGATGATCTCCGGGTCGCTATGGCCACGCACCGGAAGGATGGCCTTGATCACCTGGCGGTCTACGGCAACGTCGGACGGGAAGGTGGCGAGGTGGATGGGGAGTTCGTGACCGAGGTGTCCCCGGCCGACTATGGCGCGCTGGCGGCATCCTGGGCCGGCCATGGTGCACGCATCATCGGCGGGTGCTGCGGCACGACCCCGGAATACATCGCCGCGGTCCGCGATGCGCTCGCGGCGTTCAGGACACGGCCCACGCACGGAGGGCCGGCGTGA
- a CDS encoding T9SS type A sorting domain-containing protein has translation MGWRTLSEVNNYGFHVQRKENAAAGFVDLADGFLPGHGTTIEAQEYSFIDRNPFPGECSYRLRQIDLNGAEHTTGEVRCEATTGMEEAAQPRAFALMQNYPNPFNPSTTIVFDLPTRGMVRLEVCDPLGRTVATPVNEMRSPGRHTVVFDAAGLASGVYLYRLRTGENMTVRAMVLVR, from the coding sequence GTGGGTTGGCGCACCCTGAGCGAAGTGAACAACTATGGATTCCATGTCCAACGCAAGGAGAACGCCGCTGCCGGCTTTGTGGATCTTGCGGATGGCTTCCTGCCCGGTCACGGCACAACCATCGAAGCACAGGAGTACAGTTTCATCGACCGTAACCCGTTCCCGGGTGAATGCTCCTACCGCCTGCGGCAGATCGATCTGAACGGGGCAGAGCACACCACGGGTGAAGTGCGGTGCGAGGCCACGACCGGCATGGAAGAGGCCGCGCAACCGCGCGCATTTGCGTTGATGCAAAACTATCCCAATCCGTTCAACCCTTCAACGACCATAGTGTTCGATTTGCCCACCCGTGGGATGGTACGGCTCGAGGTGTGCGATCCGCTCGGGCGTACGGTCGCCACTCCGGTGAACGAGATGCGGTCTCCCGGCAGGCATACGGTGGTCTTCGACGCCGCCGGCCTGGCGTCCGGTGTCTACCTGTATCGTCTGCGCACCGGAGAGAACATGACGGTGAGGGCAATGGTCCTGGTGCGCTAG
- a CDS encoding YIP1 family protein, producing the protein MSTRERLVAFFIAPARFFADICDSPYLEINWRIPITTFVVVTLVLRQIMLTNPTLVGQMQTKIADEINTAVTTSQMSQEEADQARTFATPGNTLFEIFLAFLMSVAAPLLLFGLSLIYWLLGRLSMGSEAPYAKVVELVGITFFVNTIEAVVTAVVMNTTGSVTATPSLALVAPSLDPESGTFLALTLANPFRIWDLTLMSLGLARLFQRDLPKVAVIVFTLWIVWSAATIIVGIRLV; encoded by the coding sequence ATGTCTACCCGCGAAAGATTGGTTGCGTTCTTCATTGCACCCGCACGGTTCTTTGCGGATATCTGCGACTCGCCCTACCTCGAGATCAACTGGCGGATCCCCATCACGACCTTCGTGGTGGTGACGCTCGTACTCCGGCAGATCATGCTCACGAACCCCACCCTGGTGGGCCAGATGCAGACGAAGATCGCCGACGAGATCAACACCGCGGTCACCACAAGCCAGATGTCGCAGGAAGAGGCCGATCAGGCCCGCACCTTCGCCACGCCCGGCAACACGCTGTTCGAGATCTTCCTGGCATTCCTGATGTCCGTCGCAGCACCGCTCCTCCTGTTCGGACTCTCACTGATCTACTGGCTGCTTGGCCGGCTGAGCATGGGCAGCGAAGCACCGTATGCAAAAGTGGTCGAACTGGTCGGCATCACGTTCTTTGTGAACACGATCGAAGCGGTCGTCACGGCGGTGGTGATGAATACGACCGGGTCCGTGACGGCAACGCCAAGCCTCGCACTCGTTGCGCCGTCCCTCGATCCGGAAAGCGGCACCTTTCTGGCCCTCACGCTCGCCAACCCGTTCCGGATCTGGGACCTGACGCTCATGAGCCTCGGACTCGCGCGACTCTTCCAGCGCGACCTCCCCAAGGTGGCGGTGATCGTGTTCACCCTCTGGATCGTCTGGTCCGCCGCAACGATCATCGTCGGCATCCGTCTGGTCTGA
- a CDS encoding T9SS type A sorting domain-containing protein, with protein MRTLLLMLCLLALTAQSELSAATNDHRTKGSGEWSSPSIWERYNGTTWIDAENPPTTSDATVTILTGHSVSVQFDATIDQLVINEGGTVTVESGVTFTIADGTGDDLYVTGMLDVVGTLQFNGGGGGFKVFGTVRNSGTINGAAWYYASGRYQHNYTSTIGYIPAAAWYGSSTCEVIGYTTATGNMSVGAQTFLNITWNCPSQQNAINAPSQFDNLTGTLTVTSTGSGSLVFNNTTGSKSWSMNGGFVQSGGTIDLASSSAATNLNIEGAVSLLGGTLTETGSASSSYIRFTGSTSQNFGVNSGHTTANDVDYYVWPGSIVTLTQNSNIDVAALYVEGGSTFNCGQYVLSGAAFYMSPNAILSTGNDNGISAAPTASGSIQTTTRSYSGEGYYVYNHPSSMSYSGDGIPSTVNGLTSANTGGTLQMEKAVTVSSALVLTSPVQVGTSGGNTLTLGTGASLSGSSYVALDGSGKFVRYFTGAGTVTLPVGTPGAYSPVSVTVTASAYTAPHLDVTMAGAKHASNSSPSNFLTRVWTLSAGGITSPTYDLSFTYTNADVNGVESGIVCAQYTGSAWVPGNATNPATNTMTISGLNSLGDFTGGEADVLPVQLSSFTATSSDAGITLAWRTVSEINNYGFHVQRRAAGNGTFTDIPGAFIQGNGTTLEEHTYSFSEALPGDGQWEYRLRQVDLNGAEWFSDAVTVGSVTDVIAQPPPVAYALEQNFPNPFNPTTTLRFAVPERSHVRIMLYDLLGRAVAVLADDMRDAGQHSISIDGRMLSSGIYVCRMNADGFQKMVRMTLVK; from the coding sequence ATGCGTACGCTTCTGCTCATGCTTTGCTTGCTTGCGCTCACCGCGCAGTCAGAACTCAGCGCAGCCACCAACGACCACCGCACCAAAGGATCCGGCGAATGGAGTTCACCATCCATCTGGGAGCGCTACAACGGCACCACATGGATCGATGCGGAGAACCCGCCAACCACTTCCGATGCGACGGTGACGATACTCACCGGGCATAGCGTCTCGGTGCAGTTCGATGCGACCATCGACCAACTGGTGATCAATGAGGGTGGAACAGTGACCGTCGAATCGGGCGTCACCTTCACCATAGCGGATGGCACGGGTGACGATCTGTATGTCACGGGCATGCTCGATGTCGTCGGAACCCTGCAGTTCAACGGTGGCGGGGGTGGGTTCAAGGTGTTCGGAACAGTAAGAAATTCGGGGACCATCAACGGGGCAGCGTGGTACTACGCATCAGGACGCTACCAGCACAACTACACCTCCACCATTGGATACATCCCGGCGGCTGCCTGGTATGGCAGCTCGACGTGTGAAGTGATCGGGTACACGACGGCAACGGGGAACATGAGTGTCGGGGCACAGACATTCCTGAATATCACATGGAACTGTCCGTCACAACAAAATGCCATCAACGCGCCGTCCCAATTCGACAATCTGACGGGAACGCTCACCGTGACATCCACCGGCAGCGGCTCATTGGTCTTCAACAACACCACCGGAAGCAAGTCGTGGTCGATGAACGGCGGCTTTGTTCAGTCCGGGGGAACCATCGATCTCGCCTCCAGCAGCGCTGCAACCAATCTCAACATTGAAGGCGCCGTGTCTCTCCTGGGTGGAACGTTGACCGAGACCGGGTCAGCGTCGTCGTCGTATATCCGCTTCACGGGATCCACGTCCCAGAACTTCGGCGTCAACAGCGGCCACACCACAGCGAATGACGTGGACTATTATGTGTGGCCTGGCTCCATCGTGACCCTGACCCAGAACTCGAACATCGATGTCGCCGCCCTGTACGTCGAGGGAGGTTCAACCTTCAACTGCGGTCAGTATGTGCTCTCCGGTGCAGCCTTCTATATGAGCCCTAATGCCATTCTTTCAACGGGAAACGACAATGGCATCTCTGCTGCCCCCACGGCATCCGGCAGCATCCAGACAACGACCCGGTCGTACTCGGGTGAAGGGTATTACGTCTACAACCATCCTTCCAGCATGTCGTACTCCGGGGACGGTATCCCGTCGACCGTGAACGGGCTGACATCAGCCAACACCGGCGGTACCCTTCAGATGGAGAAGGCCGTCACGGTGAGCAGCGCTCTCGTCCTCACCAGCCCGGTCCAGGTTGGGACCTCCGGCGGGAACACGCTCACGCTCGGAACAGGAGCATCCCTCAGTGGTTCGAGTTACGTCGCTCTTGATGGCTCGGGGAAATTCGTACGGTATTTCACCGGGGCGGGGACGGTGACGCTCCCGGTCGGCACTCCCGGTGCGTACAGTCCTGTCTCCGTGACCGTCACAGCATCCGCCTATACGGCACCGCATCTGGACGTCACCATGGCCGGCGCCAAACACGCTTCGAACTCGAGTCCATCGAACTTTCTGACGCGTGTATGGACCCTCTCGGCAGGAGGGATCACATCGCCCACCTATGACCTGTCGTTCACCTATACCAATGCCGATGTCAATGGCGTGGAGTCCGGGATCGTTTGCGCGCAGTACACCGGATCTGCCTGGGTGCCGGGGAACGCCACCAACCCGGCAACGAACACCATGACCATCTCCGGCCTGAATTCTCTCGGCGACTTCACCGGCGGCGAGGCCGATGTCCTTCCGGTGCAGCTTTCTTCCTTCACGGCAACCTCCTCCGACGCCGGCATTACCCTTGCCTGGAGGACCGTCAGCGAGATCAATAACTACGGATTCCATGTCCAGCGCCGTGCCGCGGGCAATGGTACATTCACCGATATCCCCGGCGCATTCATCCAGGGGAACGGCACAACACTGGAAGAGCACACGTACTCCTTCAGCGAGGCGCTGCCCGGTGATGGGCAGTGGGAGTACCGGCTGCGTCAGGTGGACCTCAATGGCGCGGAGTGGTTCAGTGATGCGGTGACGGTAGGCAGCGTGACAGATGTGATCGCTCAGCCGCCGCCTGTTGCCTATGCACTCGAACAGAACTTTCCGAATCCGTTCAATCCGACGACCACCCTGCGGTTCGCCGTGCCCGAACGGTCTCACGTCCGCATCATGCTGTACGACCTGCTCGGCAGGGCTGTGGCTGTTCTCGCGGACGACATGAGAGATGCCGGGCAACACTCCATCAGCATCGATGGACGCATGCTCTCATCGGGCATCTACGTGTGCCGGATGAACGCCGACGGTTTCCAGAAAATGGTGCGCATGACTCTCGTGAAATGA